In Halorientalis sp. LT38, a genomic segment contains:
- a CDS encoding TIGR00300 family protein produces the protein MTVSREVELQGHIIDSGMMQTCFGIIMDMGGAFEVEQFDIGRQKDKQSYAKLLVTADSEERLQSIVHELHQNGANPADPDDATLEPAPADQVVPKGFYSTTNHPTEIRYDGQWIAVENIEMDCAVIVEDGDDPRAYTKVLNGVEKGDLIVTGEAGIRVSPPERPRDSGGAFGFMQGGVSSERPSETTIANIAEAIEETKAEGGKVLAVCGPALIHSGAREDLARLVREGYVDMISAGNGFAVHDIERDIYGTSLGMDTESLDHPRKGHKHHIYTISEVIRAGGIEDAVDEGVIESGVMYECVDNDRPYVLAGSVRDDGPLPDTITDAVEAQNAIREQAHEADMVLMLSTMLHSVAVGNCLPSTTRVVCVDINPATVTQLLDRGSAQAVGMVTDIGTFVPILSEKILEE, from the coding sequence ATGACCGTCTCCCGCGAAGTCGAGTTGCAGGGACACATCATCGACTCGGGGATGATGCAGACCTGTTTCGGCATCATCATGGACATGGGCGGGGCTTTCGAGGTCGAGCAGTTCGACATCGGTCGCCAGAAGGACAAACAGTCCTACGCGAAACTGCTCGTGACCGCCGACTCGGAGGAACGGCTCCAGTCCATCGTCCACGAACTCCACCAGAACGGGGCCAATCCCGCCGACCCGGACGACGCCACGCTCGAACCCGCGCCGGCCGACCAGGTCGTCCCGAAGGGCTTCTACTCGACGACCAACCACCCCACCGAGATCCGCTACGACGGCCAGTGGATCGCCGTCGAGAACATCGAGATGGACTGTGCGGTGATCGTCGAAGACGGTGACGACCCGAGAGCGTACACGAAAGTCCTCAACGGCGTCGAGAAGGGCGATCTGATCGTCACGGGCGAGGCGGGCATCCGCGTCAGCCCGCCCGAACGCCCCCGCGACTCGGGCGGGGCCTTCGGCTTCATGCAGGGCGGCGTCTCCTCGGAGCGCCCCTCGGAAACTACTATCGCGAACATCGCGGAGGCCATCGAGGAGACCAAGGCCGAGGGCGGGAAGGTCCTGGCCGTCTGTGGCCCCGCGCTGATCCACTCCGGCGCTCGCGAGGACCTCGCGCGTCTGGTCCGCGAGGGGTACGTCGACATGATCTCGGCGGGCAACGGCTTCGCCGTCCACGACATCGAGCGGGACATCTACGGCACCTCGCTGGGGATGGACACCGAGAGTCTCGACCACCCCCGGAAGGGCCACAAACACCACATCTACACCATCTCGGAGGTGATCCGCGCCGGCGGCATCGAGGACGCCGTCGACGAGGGCGTCATCGAGTCCGGCGTCATGTACGAGTGCGTCGACAACGACCGCCCCTACGTGCTGGCGGGATCGGTCCGCGACGACGGCCCCCTGCCGGACACCATTACCGACGCCGTCGAGGCCCAGAACGCCATCCGCGAGCAGGCCCACGAGGCCGACATGGTGCTCATGCTGTCTACCATGCTCCACTCCGTCGCCGTGGGGAACTGCCTCCCCTCCACGACGCGGGTCGTCTGCGTCGACATCAACCCCGCGACGGTCACCCAGTTGCTGGATCGCGGCTCGGCGCAGGCCGTCGGGATGGTGACCGACATCGGCACCTTCGTGCCGATCCTGTCGGAGAAGATTCTGGAGGAGTAG
- a CDS encoding DUF7553 family protein, producing the protein MAREELETAAAKLHSASDATTDDASERLGELADQLDSLATRESGPDHGRLARIQSSLADLGDEVDADAAGDIDEANDAINAYRETLEGV; encoded by the coding sequence ATGGCTCGAGAGGAACTCGAAACCGCGGCCGCGAAGTTGCACAGCGCGAGCGACGCGACGACCGACGACGCCAGCGAGCGACTGGGCGAGCTGGCCGACCAGCTCGACTCGCTTGCTACCCGTGAGTCGGGGCCCGACCACGGCCGACTGGCCCGCATCCAGTCCTCGCTCGCCGACCTCGGCGACGAGGTCGACGCCGACGCCGCGGGCGACATCGACGAGGCGAACGACGCCATCAACGCCTACCGCGAGACCCTCGAAGGGGTCTAG
- a CDS encoding phytoene/squalene synthase family protein yields MGDDSLEKSRGIHRRTGKTFYYATRLFPERIRHKTYVLYAFFRIADEVVDDEDADLSPARQREELARIRAGALGRRETDDPVLQAFDEIRRETDITDADVERFVDAMATDIETSRYETYEDLESYMRGSAAAVGHMMTGIMDVDEPSVARPHARALGEAFQLSNFLRDVREDVVDRDRIYLPLETLERYGVTESQIETLELSDGFRSAMMHEMARAEDLYREGVAGIKYLPRDCQFAVLLAAVLYADHHRLIRERDYDVLSATPQLSTTRKLWLIARTRWCWHWNKDPEAVFERVSTIGDAPTPASGPEPSEWTPTQ; encoded by the coding sequence ATCGGAGACGACTCGCTCGAGAAGAGCCGCGGCATTCACCGGCGGACGGGGAAGACGTTCTACTACGCGACGAGATTGTTCCCCGAGCGGATCCGGCACAAGACCTACGTCCTGTACGCCTTCTTCCGGATCGCCGACGAGGTCGTCGACGACGAGGACGCCGACCTGTCGCCGGCCCGGCAGCGCGAGGAACTGGCGCGAATCCGCGCGGGGGCCCTGGGACGGCGGGAGACCGACGACCCCGTACTGCAGGCGTTCGACGAGATCAGACGCGAGACGGACATCACCGATGCGGACGTCGAGCGGTTCGTCGACGCGATGGCGACCGACATCGAGACCAGCCGGTACGAGACCTACGAGGATCTGGAGTCCTACATGCGTGGCTCGGCGGCGGCGGTCGGCCACATGATGACTGGGATCATGGACGTCGACGAACCGTCGGTCGCGCGACCCCACGCCCGCGCCCTCGGGGAGGCCTTCCAGCTCTCGAACTTCCTCCGGGACGTCCGCGAGGACGTCGTCGATCGCGACCGGATCTACCTGCCACTGGAGACCCTGGAGCGATACGGCGTCACCGAGTCCCAGATCGAGACCCTCGAACTCAGCGACGGGTTCCGTTCGGCGATGATGCACGAGATGGCCCGGGCGGAGGACCTGTACCGCGAGGGGGTCGCGGGCATCAAGTACCTGCCGCGGGACTGCCAGTTCGCCGTCCTGCTGGCGGCCGTGCTGTACGCCGACCACCACCGACTGATCCGCGAGCGCGACTACGACGTGCTCTCGGCGACGCCCCAGCTATCGACGACGCGAAAGCTCTGGCTGATCGCCCGGACCCGCTGGTGCTGGCACTGGAACAAGGATCCAGAGGCCGTCTTCGAGCGCGTGTCGACCATCGGCGACGCGCCCACGCCGGCCTCGGGTCCGGAGCCGTCGGAGTGGACGCCGACGCAGTAG
- a CDS encoding methyl-accepting chemotaxis protein: MSSLLPRSEEADDLAASEPLCRQILDNLVAAFPEPVLAIDADGVLTHWNDEMVELIGVPADEAVGRPGTEVVGTENKSEILAETVVRTEEPIRESEIRTGTNADGESWHVRVEAVPLVDDSGTVYGAFSVANRVTELIEQRRRIQEVQEQVEADVKGAVEDLEDTVEGVADSSQRISREAGEQAEDLETVREEVAAVSATIEEIASTADEVNAHSDTAMERAAESRRTGEEVIEVVADLEDAAASVKASTTTLQDRLAAIDEIVGVIEEITEQTNILALNANIEAARAGEDGDGFAVVAAEVKELAQQSKAEAAEITEIVADVQETADESVSNVERTVEQLDSVSGQVRRLVERQSEIVDAVRQTADGLDEIATATDDQAESAEAVSAMVDDSSEAAAKIQREVEHVADANEEIATEIRTIREQVAAVTERAED, from the coding sequence ATGAGTAGTCTGTTACCGCGGTCCGAGGAGGCGGACGATCTGGCGGCCTCCGAGCCGCTCTGTCGGCAGATACTGGACAATCTCGTGGCCGCGTTCCCCGAGCCGGTCCTGGCGATCGACGCCGACGGGGTCCTCACCCACTGGAACGACGAGATGGTCGAACTGATCGGCGTCCCGGCAGACGAGGCGGTCGGTCGCCCGGGGACGGAAGTCGTCGGGACGGAGAACAAATCCGAGATCCTGGCCGAGACCGTCGTCCGGACGGAGGAACCGATCCGGGAATCGGAGATCCGGACGGGGACGAACGCCGACGGGGAGTCGTGGCACGTCCGGGTCGAGGCCGTCCCCCTGGTGGACGATTCGGGGACCGTCTACGGCGCGTTCTCCGTCGCGAACCGGGTGACCGAACTGATCGAGCAGCGGCGGCGGATTCAGGAGGTCCAGGAACAGGTCGAGGCCGACGTGAAGGGCGCGGTCGAGGACCTCGAAGACACCGTCGAGGGCGTCGCCGACTCCTCCCAGCGGATCTCGCGGGAGGCCGGCGAACAGGCCGAGGACCTCGAGACGGTCCGCGAGGAGGTCGCCGCCGTCAGCGCGACGATCGAGGAGATCGCCTCGACGGCCGACGAGGTCAACGCCCACAGCGACACCGCCATGGAGCGGGCCGCGGAGTCACGCCGGACGGGCGAGGAGGTCATCGAGGTGGTCGCAGACCTCGAAGACGCCGCGGCGTCGGTCAAGGCGTCGACGACGACGCTGCAGGACCGCCTCGCGGCGATCGACGAGATCGTCGGGGTCATCGAGGAGATCACCGAGCAGACGAACATCCTGGCGCTGAACGCGAACATCGAGGCCGCCCGTGCCGGCGAGGACGGCGACGGGTTCGCGGTCGTCGCCGCGGAGGTCAAAGAGCTCGCCCAGCAGTCGAAGGCCGAAGCCGCGGAGATCACCGAGATCGTCGCGGACGTCCAGGAGACCGCCGACGAGAGCGTCTCGAACGTCGAACGGACGGTCGAGCAACTGGACTCCGTCAGCGGACAGGTGCGGCGACTCGTCGAGCGCCAGTCCGAGATCGTCGACGCGGTGCGCCAGACGGCCGACGGCCTCGACGAGATCGCCACCGCGACCGACGATCAGGCGGAAAGCGCCGAGGCCGTCTCCGCCATGGTCGACGATTCCAGCGAGGCCGCGGCGAAGATCCAGCGGGAAGTCGAACACGTCGCCGACGCGAACGAGGAGATCGCGACGGAGATCCGGACCATCCGCGAGCAGGTCGCCGCCGTGACCGAACGCGCAGAGGACTAG
- a CDS encoding nucleotidyltransferase family protein → MTAEDLPTVAPESFRERGEFGDRTAKRTWGVVLAAGESSRFGEENKLLADLDGVPLVRRAVAPLVESSLDGVTVVVGHERDRIRPAIDDLPVEIRTNSAYETGQSTSVREGVRAARDHDADGVLFALGDMPAVDVASMDLLLEAYEYGVADALAAACDGQRGNPVLFDQRFFDRLADVEGDVGGRELLTDRHGARAVETGDPGVLRDVDRASDLEDLR, encoded by the coding sequence ATGACCGCCGAGGACCTCCCCACCGTCGCGCCCGAATCGTTCCGGGAGCGCGGCGAGTTCGGCGACCGCACGGCGAAGCGGACGTGGGGCGTGGTGCTGGCGGCTGGCGAGAGCAGCCGCTTCGGCGAGGAGAACAAGCTCCTCGCCGACCTCGACGGCGTGCCACTGGTCCGACGCGCGGTCGCCCCGCTGGTCGAGAGTTCCCTCGACGGCGTGACGGTCGTCGTCGGCCACGAGCGCGACCGGATTCGGCCGGCGATCGACGATCTGCCGGTCGAGATCCGGACGAATTCGGCCTACGAGACGGGACAGAGCACGTCCGTCCGCGAGGGCGTGCGAGCGGCCCGGGACCACGACGCCGACGGCGTCCTCTTCGCGCTCGGGGACATGCCCGCCGTCGACGTGGCGTCGATGGACCTGTTGCTCGAGGCCTACGAGTACGGCGTCGCGGACGCCCTCGCGGCGGCCTGCGACGGGCAGCGGGGCAACCCCGTACTATTCGACCAGCGCTTTTTCGACCGCCTCGCCGACGTCGAGGGTGACGTCGGCGGCCGGGAGCTACTGACCGACCGCCACGGGGCCAGGGCGGTCGAAACGGGCGATCCCGGGGTCCTGCGTGACGTCGATCGCGCGAGCGACCTCGAGGATCTCCGCTAG
- a CDS encoding molybdopterin molybdotransferase MoeA, which yields MAHDHEDMVRRSAAVETVRELRRAALSRVGTESVGLDALSGRVLATAVVAERDVPAADHATMDGYAFDATDEYPLSVREDEVFPEDEPPSLGAGEAVEIATGAPLPPEANAVLKREEATVDEDGRLEGAAVEPGTYTYTRGSNVSAGETLFEAGERLSAKDAILLGDLGHDEVPVAERFSVGILATGTEIHEGRREDLDSAMLAALVRSWGHEPTYEGTVPDDYEAVEAAIADLADRYDVVLTTGGTSVGHKDYVIRALGELGTVHFHRVRVRPGKPIAAATVGGGAGNGGDEAVAFAIPGKPLGAHTITTLVARPFFTGIESLPTVEATMGSAVDLGPEGFEYAVPVLLEDGTAVPLGHADSPLHVYDRQFDPSVLSSTTRATRADGFVLTESALAADEPVAVVPYTAIE from the coding sequence ATGGCTCACGATCACGAGGACATGGTCCGGCGGTCGGCGGCCGTCGAGACCGTCCGGGAGCTCCGGCGGGCGGCCCTCTCCCGGGTGGGGACCGAATCCGTCGGGCTCGACGCGCTCTCGGGTCGCGTGCTCGCGACGGCGGTCGTCGCCGAGCGGGACGTCCCGGCGGCCGATCACGCGACGATGGACGGGTACGCGTTCGACGCGACCGACGAGTACCCCCTCTCGGTCCGCGAGGACGAGGTGTTCCCCGAGGACGAACCGCCCTCGCTCGGCGCGGGAGAGGCCGTCGAGATCGCCACCGGCGCGCCGCTGCCGCCCGAGGCGAACGCGGTCCTCAAACGCGAGGAGGCGACCGTCGACGAGGACGGACGGCTCGAGGGCGCCGCCGTCGAACCGGGGACGTACACCTACACCCGCGGGAGCAACGTCAGCGCGGGCGAGACGCTGTTCGAGGCGGGCGAGCGGCTCTCCGCGAAGGACGCGATCCTGCTCGGCGACCTCGGGCACGACGAGGTGCCCGTCGCCGAGCGGTTCTCGGTCGGGATCCTCGCCACGGGGACGGAGATCCACGAGGGGCGACGCGAGGACCTCGACTCCGCGATGCTCGCGGCGCTCGTCCGCTCCTGGGGCCACGAACCGACCTACGAGGGGACCGTCCCTGACGACTACGAGGCGGTCGAAGCGGCCATCGCGGACCTCGCCGACCGCTACGACGTCGTGCTCACGACCGGGGGGACGAGCGTCGGGCACAAGGACTACGTGATCCGCGCGCTGGGGGAACTGGGAACCGTCCACTTCCACCGCGTTCGGGTCCGGCCCGGGAAACCGATCGCCGCCGCGACCGTCGGTGGCGGTGCCGGGAATGGCGGGGACGAGGCCGTCGCCTTCGCCATCCCCGGGAAACCGCTGGGGGCGCACACGATCACGACGCTCGTCGCGCGACCCTTCTTCACCGGGATCGAGTCGCTGCCGACTGTCGAGGCGACGATGGGGTCGGCCGTCGACCTCGGACCCGAAGGGTTCGAGTACGCCGTGCCGGTCCTCCTGGAGGACGGGACTGCGGTCCCGCTCGGGCACGCCGATTCGCCGCTGCACGTGTACGACCGCCAGTTCGACCCGAGCGTCCTCTCGTCGACGACCCGGGCGACCAGGGCCGACGGGTTCGTCCTCACCGAATCGGCACTGGCGGCGGACGAACCGGTCGCCGTCGTTCCCTACACTGCCATCGAATGA
- a CDS encoding ferritin-like domain-containing protein, producing MPMDSEEFAKEVIAESNRRGKELAEKVFDADDTITGDDLIPMLKGFMWSEFYLGVIPPMRVMSMLYEGAYEIDVANMDIMLGLGDQIRDEVKHSKLFSRRVEELGGDPNVIHYEPTEEDLFLLERTADWDEPIEIVTALNCAGEPALAEAFKAIMEKNIVDPRTKDVIHKAKIDEGNHINLGKKMLARFATDQATQDRVWEIVDAKFEAAYAFHGKQMDSMSRPDDFSQAAGD from the coding sequence ATGCCCATGGACAGCGAAGAGTTCGCCAAGGAAGTGATCGCGGAGTCCAACCGCCGCGGGAAGGAACTCGCGGAGAAGGTGTTCGACGCCGACGACACGATCACCGGCGACGACCTGATCCCGATGCTCAAGGGGTTCATGTGGTCCGAGTTCTACCTCGGCGTCATCCCGCCGATGCGGGTGATGTCGATGCTCTACGAGGGCGCCTACGAGATCGACGTGGCGAACATGGACATCATGCTGGGGCTGGGCGACCAGATCCGCGACGAGGTCAAACACTCGAAGCTGTTCTCCCGGCGCGTCGAGGAACTGGGCGGCGATCCGAACGTGATCCACTACGAACCGACCGAGGAGGACCTGTTCCTGCTCGAACGGACCGCCGACTGGGACGAGCCGATCGAGATCGTCACGGCGCTGAACTGCGCCGGCGAACCGGCGCTGGCCGAGGCGTTCAAGGCCATCATGGAGAAGAACATCGTCGACCCCCGGACGAAAGACGTCATCCACAAGGCCAAGATCGACGAGGGCAACCACATCAACCTCGGGAAGAAGATGCTCGCGCGCTTCGCGACCGACCAGGCCACCCAGGACCGGGTCTGGGAGATCGTCGACGCGAAGTTCGAGGCCGCCTACGCCTTCCACGGCAAGCAGATGGACTCCATGTCCCGCCCCGACGACTTCTCGCAGGCCGCCGGCGACTGA
- a CDS encoding EamA family transporter, translating into MTNSTVLLVSLLGMFAYGLWAVLATIATRAMTPELTVVLSYGTATVIVLAYVLATGSPALDREGLLYALGSGAFLSVGAMSYYYGLKFGDAAIASTITGLFFVVAALVGILFLGDTIDATDAAGFAFAVCAVVLIAW; encoded by the coding sequence ATGACGAATTCGACAGTGCTGCTGGTCTCCCTCCTCGGAATGTTCGCGTACGGGCTGTGGGCCGTGCTCGCGACGATCGCGACGCGGGCCATGACGCCGGAGTTAACGGTCGTGCTGTCCTACGGCACGGCGACGGTCATCGTCCTCGCGTACGTCCTCGCGACCGGGTCGCCGGCCCTCGATCGGGAGGGCCTGCTGTACGCCCTCGGGAGCGGCGCCTTCCTCAGCGTCGGCGCCATGAGCTACTACTACGGTCTCAAGTTCGGGGACGCCGCCATCGCGTCCACCATCACGGGGCTGTTCTTCGTCGTGGCCGCCCTGGTCGGCATCCTCTTCCTCGGAGACACGATCGATGCGACCGACGCCGCCGGCTTCGCCTTCGCCGTCTGTGCGGTCGTCCTGATCGCCTGGTGA
- a CDS encoding xanthine dehydrogenase family protein molybdopterin-binding subunit codes for MGQQEPVERPADTGRDAPDGPVGDREVRVDALGKVTGDMEYTADIPFDDLAHGHLVRSTVAHGYIESIDAADALALEGVIDVIFADRIPGEKKIGSIVPDQPLLNDEKVRYLGDPVALVVAEDEGTARTAADKVQIEYDRLPKALDAEEALAEDAEPIHESGNLIDEYGYTRGDPEAAFDEADVVVEESYQSSMIDHVPLEPEASTARRCYDDTVEVWASTQHPHGDRQSIARVLDIPERDIEVNRPAVGGGFGSKLEHNQPCYAAVAAWVTERPVRVKYKRDDEFRGTVKRNTLTLDYRIAADEDGSLRAVEADVTVDGGSYVSFSSGVAVRSLVHCTGPYHVDTVEASGRAVYTNKPWGGAMRSFDMFQTTFAVESTLDVLAEELGMDPGDLRERNAFDGTEPAATTGQEIEAVGLPETIDDVRTDLDDLEIEQPDDPAKRRGVGLASMWYGCGETGHHHPSSAFCEIHSDGTVTVQCAAAEIGQGSDTALTQIAAETLGLDTEDVKLVTDSTVAPNANETSASRQTFVSGNAVRLAAEDALETILETAAGAFREQFDADVSASELRAKGGEIVAESTDETLSFEEAVLACTNEGQLLTGTASYTPLFDFDIETFEGAPYPTFSFATHGAVVVVDVETGVVEVERIVTSHDVGQAINPAMVEGQIEGGAVMGMGHTLMEEVEFDSQGQILNASLMDYHIPQSRQTPEIDTHLVESAADDDGPFGAKGVGESALIPIGPAIANAVADATDARITELPLNPERVVRSLPRDLIYQ; via the coding sequence ATGGGTCAGCAAGAACCAGTCGAACGACCGGCGGATACCGGCCGGGACGCGCCGGACGGGCCCGTGGGCGACCGCGAGGTCCGGGTCGACGCCCTGGGGAAGGTCACCGGGGACATGGAGTACACCGCGGACATCCCGTTCGACGACCTGGCGCACGGCCACCTCGTGCGGAGCACCGTCGCGCACGGCTACATCGAGTCGATCGACGCCGCCGACGCGCTCGCCCTCGAGGGCGTGATCGACGTCATCTTCGCCGATCGGATCCCCGGCGAGAAGAAGATCGGATCGATCGTCCCGGACCAGCCCCTCCTCAACGACGAGAAGGTCCGCTACCTGGGCGATCCGGTCGCGCTCGTCGTCGCCGAGGACGAGGGGACCGCGCGGACGGCCGCCGACAAGGTCCAGATCGAGTACGACCGGTTGCCGAAGGCCCTCGACGCCGAGGAAGCGCTCGCCGAGGACGCCGAACCGATCCACGAGTCGGGGAACCTCATCGACGAGTACGGCTACACGCGGGGCGACCCCGAGGCCGCCTTCGACGAGGCCGACGTGGTCGTCGAGGAGTCCTACCAGAGCTCGATGATCGACCACGTCCCCCTCGAACCGGAGGCCTCGACGGCCAGACGCTGCTACGACGACACGGTCGAGGTCTGGGCGAGCACGCAGCACCCCCACGGCGACCGCCAGAGCATCGCCCGGGTCCTCGACATCCCCGAACGGGACATCGAGGTCAACCGCCCGGCGGTCGGCGGCGGGTTCGGCTCGAAACTCGAGCACAACCAGCCCTGCTACGCCGCGGTCGCGGCCTGGGTGACCGAACGGCCCGTCCGGGTCAAGTACAAGCGCGACGACGAGTTCCGCGGGACGGTCAAGCGGAACACGCTCACGCTGGACTACCGGATCGCGGCCGACGAGGACGGGAGCCTGCGGGCGGTCGAGGCCGACGTCACCGTCGACGGCGGTTCGTACGTCTCCTTCTCCAGCGGCGTCGCGGTGCGCTCGCTGGTCCACTGCACCGGCCCCTATCACGTTGACACGGTCGAGGCCAGCGGCCGGGCGGTGTACACGAACAAGCCCTGGGGCGGCGCGATGCGGTCGTTCGACATGTTCCAGACGACCTTCGCCGTCGAGTCCACGCTGGACGTGCTCGCCGAGGAACTCGGGATGGACCCGGGTGACCTCCGCGAGCGCAACGCCTTCGACGGGACCGAACCCGCCGCGACGACCGGCCAGGAGATCGAGGCCGTCGGCCTGCCCGAGACCATCGACGACGTCCGGACCGACCTCGACGACCTGGAGATCGAACAGCCCGACGACCCGGCCAAGCGCCGCGGCGTCGGCCTGGCGTCGATGTGGTACGGCTGCGGCGAGACCGGCCACCACCACCCATCGAGCGCGTTCTGCGAGATCCACTCCGACGGGACCGTCACCGTGCAGTGTGCCGCCGCGGAGATCGGGCAGGGCTCGGACACCGCGCTCACCCAGATCGCGGCGGAGACGCTCGGCCTCGACACCGAGGACGTGAAACTCGTCACCGACAGCACGGTCGCGCCCAACGCCAACGAGACCTCCGCCAGCCGGCAGACGTTCGTCTCCGGCAACGCCGTCCGCCTGGCGGCCGAAGACGCTCTCGAGACGATCCTGGAGACGGCCGCTGGCGCCTTCCGCGAGCAGTTCGACGCGGACGTCTCGGCGTCAGAACTGCGCGCGAAGGGCGGGGAGATCGTCGCCGAGTCCACCGACGAGACGCTCTCCTTCGAGGAAGCCGTCCTCGCGTGTACCAACGAGGGCCAGCTTCTGACCGGGACGGCCTCGTACACGCCCCTCTTCGACTTCGACATCGAGACCTTCGAGGGGGCGCCCTACCCGACCTTCTCCTTCGCCACGCACGGCGCCGTCGTCGTGGTGGACGTCGAGACCGGCGTCGTCGAGGTCGAACGCATCGTCACCTCCCACGACGTCGGGCAGGCGATCAACCCGGCCATGGTCGAGGGCCAGATCGAGGGCGGCGCGGTCATGGGCATGGGCCACACGCTCATGGAGGAAGTCGAGTTCGACTCCCAGGGGCAGATCCTGAACGCCTCGCTCATGGACTACCACATCCCCCAGAGCCGCCAGACGCCGGAGATCGACACGCACCTCGTCGAGTCGGCGGCCGACGACGACGGTCCCTTCGGTGCGAAGGGCGTCGGCGAGTCGGCGCTGATCCCCATCGGCCCGGCCATCGCCAACGCCGTGGCCGACGCCACCGACGCGCGCATCACCGAATTGCCGCTGAACCCCGAGCGCGTCGTCCGGTCGCTCCCCCGGGACCTGATCTACCAGTAG
- a CDS encoding VOC family protein, giving the protein MSDDIQLQGIDHVGAPVWDADAATAFYERLGKEVVIDEHLPEYDIRAVFLDFDGVYLEFLEPTGPGNVKTFLERHGPGYQHMAYRVADVDAAVDALREDDFTFQSDEPMPGAGGTRIIFLEERHTAGFQVELVEHV; this is encoded by the coding sequence ATGAGCGACGACATCCAGTTGCAGGGCATCGACCACGTCGGGGCCCCCGTCTGGGACGCCGACGCAGCCACCGCGTTCTACGAGCGCCTCGGCAAGGAGGTGGTCATCGACGAGCACCTGCCGGAGTACGACATCCGCGCCGTCTTCCTCGACTTCGACGGCGTCTACCTGGAGTTCCTCGAACCAACCGGGCCGGGGAACGTCAAGACGTTCCTCGAACGCCACGGCCCCGGCTACCAGCACATGGCCTACCGCGTCGCCGACGTGGACGCGGCCGTCGACGCCCTCCGCGAGGACGACTTTACGTTCCAGAGCGACGAGCCGATGCCCGGTGCCGGCGGCACGCGCATCATCTTCCTCGAAGAGCGCCACACCGCCGGCTTCCAGGTCGAACTGGTCGAGCACGTGTAG
- a CDS encoding SDR family oxidoreductase, translating to MDLGITGKVAVVTGGSKGIGNAIANTLASEGADLAICARSADELEEAAEEIEAEHGVECYAKTADFTDRDDVAAFVDAVVDNYGEIDIFVNNAGSAPGGLLENLDEDDWYKALDLKLMGHVRGATEAMPHLVESEGVLVNLVGNDGTKPSPGELAPGAANAGDINMTEALAKQYGREGVRVNAVNPGPVATGRWDYLVEIMADEQGLTFDQAMEVAENSIPLGRICEPQEVANVVTFLASEQASFVNGGVIDVDGGQEKALLEFDTIRKASENLD from the coding sequence ATGGACCTAGGCATTACTGGCAAAGTTGCAGTCGTTACGGGCGGGAGCAAGGGTATCGGGAACGCGATCGCGAACACGCTCGCGAGCGAAGGGGCCGACCTGGCGATCTGCGCGCGCAGCGCGGACGAACTGGAGGAAGCCGCCGAGGAGATCGAGGCCGAACACGGCGTCGAGTGTTACGCGAAGACGGCCGACTTCACCGACCGCGACGACGTGGCGGCGTTCGTCGACGCCGTGGTCGACAACTACGGCGAGATCGACATCTTCGTCAACAACGCCGGCAGCGCGCCAGGTGGCCTCCTCGAAAATCTCGACGAGGACGACTGGTACAAGGCGCTGGACCTGAAGCTGATGGGTCACGTCCGCGGGGCGACCGAGGCGATGCCCCACCTCGTCGAGAGCGAGGGCGTGCTGGTCAACCTGGTCGGCAACGACGGGACCAAACCCAGCCCCGGCGAGCTGGCGCCCGGCGCGGCCAACGCCGGCGACATCAACATGACCGAGGCGCTGGCCAAGCAGTACGGCCGCGAGGGCGTCCGCGTCAACGCCGTCAACCCCGGCCCGGTCGCGACCGGCCGCTGGGACTACCTCGTCGAGATCATGGCCGACGAGCAGGGCCTGACCTTCGACCAGGCGATGGAGGTCGCCGAGAACTCCATCCCGCTCGGTCGCATCTGCGAACCGCAGGAGGTCGCCAACGTCGTGACGTTCCTGGCCTCCGAGCAGGCCAGCTTCGTCAACGGCGGCGTCATCGACGTCGACGGCGGCCAGGAGAAGGCCCTCCTCGAGTTCGACACCATCCGCAAAGCCAGCGAGAACCTGGACTGA